A window of the Halichoerus grypus chromosome 2, mHalGry1.hap1.1, whole genome shotgun sequence genome harbors these coding sequences:
- the LOC118520722 gene encoding LOW QUALITY PROTEIN: heterogeneous nuclear ribonucleoprotein A3-like (The sequence of the model RefSeq protein was modified relative to this genomic sequence to represent the inferred CDS: inserted 2 bases in 2 codons), giving the protein MEVKPPPGRPQPDSSRRRHXPGEEGHDPKEPEXLRKLFIGGLSFETTDDSLREHFEKWGTLTDCVVMREPQTKRSRGFGFVTYSCVEEVDAAMWARPHKVDGRVVEPKRAVSREDSVKPGAHLTVKKIFVGGIKEDTEEYNLRDYFEKYGKIETIEVMEDRQSGKKRGFAFITFDDHDIVAKLLFRNTTLFFFISQKYHTINGHNCEVKKALSKQEMQSAGSQRGRGGGSGNFMGHGGNFGGGGNFGRGGNFGGRGGYGGGGGGSRGSYGGGDGGYNGFGGDGGNYGGGPGYSSRGGYGGGGPGYGNQGGGYGGGGGGYDGYNEGGNFGGNYGGGGNYNDFGNYSGQQQSNYGPMKGGSFGGRSSGSPYGGGYGSGGGSGGYGTRRF; this is encoded by the exons ATGGAGGTAAAACCGCCCCCTGGTCGCCCCCAGCCCGACTCCAGCCGTCGCCGCC TGCCGGGGGAGGAGGGCCATGATCCAAAGGAACCAG CATTGAGAAAACTGTTTATTGGTGGTTTGAGCTTTGAAACCACAGATGATAGTTTaagagaacattttgaaaaatggggTACACTTACAGATTGTGTGGTGATGAGAGAACCCCAAACAAAACGTTCCAGGGGTTTTGGTTTTGTGACTTACTCTTGTGTTGAAGAGGTGGATGCAGCAATGTGGGCCCGACCACACAAGGTTGATGGGCGTGTAGTGGAACCAAAGAGAGCTGTTTCTAGAGAGGATTCTGTAAAGCCTGGTGCCCATCTAACAGTGAAGAAAATTTTTGTTGGTGGtattaaagaagatacagaagaatATAATTTGAGAGACTACTTTGAAAAGTATGGCAAGATTGAAACCATAGAAGTTATGGAAGACAGGCAgagtggaaaaaagagaggatttgCTTTTATAACTTTTGATGATCATGATATAGTTGCAAAATTGTTGTTCAGAAAtaccacactatttttttttataag ccagaaataccACACTATTAATGGGCATAATTGTGAAGTGAAAAAAGCCCTTTCTAAACAAGAAATGCAGTCTGCTGGATCACAAAGAGGTCGTGGAGGTGGATCTGGCAACTTCATGGGTCACGGAGGAAACTTTGGAGGTGGTGGTAACTTTGGCCGTGGTGGAAACTTCGGTGGAAGAGGAGGCTATGGTGGCGGAGGTGGTGGCAGCAGAGGTAGTTATGGAGGAGGTGATGGTGGCTATAATGGATTTGGAGGTGATGGTGGCAACTATGGTGGTGGTCCTGGATATAGTAGTAGAGGAGGCTATGGTGGTGGTGGACCAGGATATGGAAACCAAGGAGGCGGatatggaggtggtggtggaggataTGATGGTTACAATgaaggaggaaattttggaggtAACTATGGTGGTGGTGGGAACTATAATGATTTTGGAAATTATAGTGGACAACAGCAATCAAATTATGGACCCATGAAGGGGGGCAGTTTTGGTGGAAGAAGCTCGGGCAGTCCCTATGGTGGTGGTTATGGATCTGGTGGTGGAAGTGGTGGATATGGTACCAGAAGgttctaa